TGACATTCGAGGGGATCAGCAGTTTTCATtctctatttatttaatttgataacTCAGGAGCAGGGGCGTGACGCTGAGGATTCTGGGTAAAGAAATGATTCGCATGTTGACACTTACAGGAGGAGCCAGTTCCAGCAGGTCCTGGATCCTGGTCAAGATGTCCTCGATGAAGGTATTcatgtgtttactgtcagtagagagcatcatcatcatcatcatcatcatcagcagcagcagcacaggaaacaggtaaacaacttcttcttcacttgaccaaataaatatataaataataaaaggtccatattcagaaactgagccttaaaaccagccgtcaggacttctggaactttgtgatgtcacaacaaagcagtcaccaagccccgcccacctggacccaccatccaaaccttgcaggatttggtttctctgagtgtttttacctgaaatctgctttatttttattggatcactcagtcagcaaatcagaagagaggctcagagcttcctctcttctgattggctcactgacctgttgttactagagctccagagagaagcctgagagaggagatgtaaaactacactgagatggtttttatatcttctgatggatcaacacttcaaataaaacacagaagaagaagttttaAATGATCATCTTGTAATCACGACGTCCAGTTACTGAAACATGAGCCTGAGGTGAAGAAGGTCCAAACACTCACTGCAGAGTTTTGATGAATCTGGAGAAGAGGTAGGCGACTCTGCTGCGGACCTTCGGGCTGTTGTGTCTCAGTCCTCTTTGGTCCAGGAACGCCATCTGACAGTGAACGCAACACAGCGTTTAGACCGGATTCACAGCTCcgaagaaacagagaaaactgttGTTGCCAGTTTTAAAACGGGAGTTTCTCTCACCAAAACATTAGGAATGTGTTGAGGCTCCACGATGAAGAACTTGTCGTATCGGACGACGGTCTCGAAGAACTCCAGGGACACGGAGGAGTGCTGGTAGCTGCTGACGCCGCACGACACCAGCTGAGGAGTCACAGCGAGGAGACgtcagaacagaaacacacagtggaaaacagcAGGAGTCATGTGACACCGGAGTCGTGTGACTGACCGTCCGCATCATGTCCTGCAGAGCGCTCGTCTTGGCCGTGTCTCCGGAGAAGTGGGCGCCGTGAGACGCCGGCAGAGCTTCGCCCAGCATGTACAGCAGCCTGATggccacctccacctccatgaACGGAGCCGTCTGCCAGTTCCTGAGGaaaccagctgtcagtcactgttacacacagactcactgaaacagaaacacctgctggtccaggtgtgtgtggaggccTGGACCAGCAGGTGTTTGAATCTAAGGGGAGGCCAGGAAGATCAGAGTCTGATGGGGAtctaagtaaataaataaatactctaCTGTTCTAATTCTTGTTACTGgagttctggttctggtctttGGATGTAGTGAACCTTCCTCCAggtcttttattctgaaaacataAAGGCGGGCTCTTACTGCATGGTGTTGGTGAAGACTCGGCGAAcggcctccagcagcagctcaggagaAACCTGCGCCAGACGATCCAGCAGCAtcttcagctgcttcctgtACTCCACGAACATGGCCTCGTCCTCGCCctgacaaaacaaaccacacGCTCTGTTGGCGTTTCCCGTTTCTCTAACGATATCACAGCGACAACGGCGGCACCGGAGCGTCAGTCTCACCTCGTTCTCAAAGTTGTACTCGTCGTCGTACGTCAGTTTCTTCATGACGGCGAGCATGACGGCCTGAGGCGAAGAGGCGGAGAGTTATTAACACGTCTGACCCGAACACAGACGTTTACCTGCGTCGTGTAGAAGCAGACTCACCTCGATGTTGGTCTTCTGCTGGTCCGTCAGCTGAGGAAGCTGCAACAGAATAAATACACGTCAGATATTTCTGATTACATCCTGATTCATCATTATCTGATTGTGACTTCTGAGAACCTGTTTGAGGACGTGCAGGTACTCGTAGCAGAAGCCCACGATGTTCGCCGAGATGTCGTCGTCCTCGtgcaccagcagctgcagcagcagcggcaccTTGGCCTCCACCGCCTGCAGCGTCTCGGTGGCGTCCTTCACGTTGCCGGCTTTGGCGAGCTTGGTCCAGCTCAGCACCAGACTCTGACCCATCCCGTTCACCAGCCGGGAGAACTTGGCCAGGAAGTCCACGTCCTCCTCCTGAGGGGACAGGAAGcgggaaatgaaaacagagcgGCAGGAAACGCCTCGGGGCGAGAATATAAACATGTGGCTCTGAACTGAAGCCGGACCCGTTTCCTCTCACATCTGCACCGAGCGACAAAACCTGAAACGACCAGCGACCAGTGAAAGACACAGTGACGTCATACTGACTAATCTGATCTGGTTCTGTTTGTGTCAACACGACCCGGACCTTCCCATAATCCCCGGCTGTGTCAAACATTTTCTCTAACACGCGTCTTTTTCATGTCGGTGTTTATACGGGTCTCTCATcgaaacaagaacaaaagacTGACGTCATGAAgcagcgtgggatcatgggagttgttgtttggattccttcagtgtcagtgggtCAGGTGACtctaaccgttaaaaacactgaatgaattcacacatttacagtcGGAGTCTGAGcgacagagactcagggaagagccGGAGCTCAGGTCGATGCGAACCTTTGTTCAGACTGTGTTTCAATGTGGAGAAGTGACGGAGTATAACTGAAGTCTCACCTGCTCCACGTTGAAGAAGCCGGCAGACTGCAGCACCTGACACAGAGACTCCACCAGCTTGGTTTTGTCTACGGGGTCCATCCCTTTATTCACGATTTCAAACAGGCAGTCACAGGCCTCCTCTCTGAGCTCCTCCACCGACATCTGGCTGAGCAGCAGGTTcacaaacctacacacacacacacgcacacacacgcacacacacacacacacacacacacacacacacacacacacacacacacacacacacacacacacacacacacacacgcacacacacgcacacacacgcacgcacacgcacacacacacacacacacacacacacacacacacacacacacacacacacacacacacacgcacacgcacgaacgcacgcacaaacacatgaagataACAATACACACAGCAAACTGTCTGTAAAAGGCAACaaccaaatgtttttatttcacaacctGAGCTgtaattttcacaataaaagtttcAACCAATGAGATATCTCTGTagtgtttatattatttcaaaataaaagacaaaagtgtTATCTTGTGTCGCAGCCTGttcctcgtgtgtgtgtgtgtgtgtgtgtgtgtgtgtgtgtgtgtgtgtgtggcgactGACCGGTCGTTGGCGATGAGGTTGAGGTCGATCCAGGACACGTAGGCGCCCACCACCTCCAGACACTGGCAGGTGAGCTCTGGGTGGGACTGCTGGTAGGTCTGCAGGATCTGGAACCAGGACTCTACCAGGCTGGGGATGCACTGCTCCCGCATGCTGTCTTTGATCAGAGTGTTTCTACGAGTCTCCTGGAGGAAGCACGACACCGTCAACATCAGACCgtcacagtaaaacactgactTCACTTTAATCTAAAGTTTCATTAAAATGAGATTTGACAATAAAGATCAAATGACAACATTTACTGGGTTCTCCACTTCCTGAGCGCTGTCCTCTGATGTAACAGTCTCTTTACTTTTGCTTTGTAAACCAGTTTTCTGTTGCGTAACCATCTCAGTTATGTGTTTCACTACTTTGTGGGTTTTACTTTGAACTTCCTGTTCCTGTAATCACTACATTAAATCTCGTCCTCTCACAGCagctcttctctttcctctctgtgatTGTTCAGTCAGGTTTAATATTTGAACCTCAACATGCAGGAGCTCTGAAAATTCATCCTCCAATAattcatcaatatttcattGACCAGAGAAGGAAGTCACtgacacttcttcttcttcatcagaGCGTCGTCTCACCTCAGGCGTGTGGAGGATGTCTCTGTCCACCACCTCGGCGTCGATGGCCATCAGCGTCCTCAGGTAGACGTCGACGCCGTGCGGGTTCAGACCCACCAGGGACAGGATGTCGAAGAAGAACTTGGGCCACAGGGTCAGGTACTCCATGATGAAGGTGAGCGCCAACACCTGCGCCGCCTTGTTCCTGATGAAGGGCTTCTCCGGCTGAGCGTTCATCAGCTGCAGGCGgcgaggagggagggaagaacaGCTGTCACTCATTCTCCAGCTTTATTCTACATCACACACGTTTAGTAGCTGCAGCTTtcaaataatgatttaaaaattcatttggaacagaaaattaataatataaaaataatactttaATAGTCGACTTATTGTCGTATAATTCTGAATATAATACACATATTATAAATAATCTGTTTTAATCTTTGAAgagttgctgcttttctgtgacAGACATcacatgtattttatattgtCACCAATCTGCTGCTAATTTTctttataatttataaatgttataattctatatttaaatatctcaTTTCTCTGCTGTAAGTATTGGATGTTGTCATTCTAATTCTAAAGGAATATCTTAATAACTTATCGTAAGATGATCACATGTTCgtatgaagaagaagaatataaaGGTGAGCCGACAGGTGAGTCTTACCTGACACTGGAGCCACTTCATCAGAGTCTCTctgatgagctgctgctgaactgCACTCAGACCAGCATGTctgcaacacaacagcagcagtgagggTGAGACGCTGCGTTCACAGCCATCTGTAGAAACTAACGTCAGCACATTAAAACATCTTCACTACCTGAACTTTATCTGATGCTCCAGCACTTGGAAGCAGAAGAACTTCACATGGTCgtcactgaaataaacagacaaacacaaacgtCACACACACCCCAGCCGACAAGGTGAGGTCACATTATTAAGTCCGACAGCAGGACGCGTCATAACTCAGCTGCAGATGTGAACGATGTTCAAACAAACTCACTTGTAAATCCCTTTAGCGAGAGCCTCTGCACACACCTCCCAGGCATCCTGAGACTCCTTCAGCTGCTCAAAGTATGCCAtggcctgaacacacacacacacacacacacacacacacacacacacacacacacacacacacacacacacacacacacacatcagtcttTTGTAAAACACTTCTTCTGTTGACATCACTCAGAGTTCAGACTAAACACTTTTGTCAGTAGAAAACTTGATGTTTTCTGTTCCACACGAGACTAAAATATCTGAAGTTTCCATCAAGTAAATactgaaggaaaaagagagaaagtcaAACAGTAGCATTCTGTGCTCTGTGGGTGGAACTGGTCCGTGACTAATGTGAAACACACTCTGTGTTTAGACGCTGAATGTGATGATGAACTTGGATCTACGTGTTTCCTGTCACATCAATAAAACCTTAACTTTATCTCACTGTAATGTTTAAGGACCTAAAACTAAAAGACCAGGTTACAGGTGAATAATGATGCcgcagagaaaacacagtgtgtggcATTCATGGACCAGTCGAACAAAGGGGGACGGGGGCGTCTTACCCTCTGCCTGTAGCGGGCGTCGGCGTTCGGGTTGAGCCCCAGCAGGGCCTGCTCGTCCATGACTGCAGCGACAGACTGGCAGGCCATTCGTGGGTTAGCTTTCCTCCAGGGCAGGTTcactcctctctgctgctgtcggGCAGGTCTCTCTCATCTGGAGAACCAGGGACGAGACGAGACACACCTGAGGTCAGACATACTCCGCCGTGTTACACCAGAGCGGCAGCTGAGATGACACAATCTTTACATAGCAGAGAAAGTAACAGAAAATGATGCACAAGCTCAAGCAGATATAAAAACTGCTTTGTCTCATATATAagttttaaatctttaaacatttaatgaGGATATTTAAGGGTAATTTAAAGGGGGGGTTAAACCCTGTTTGTTCCTTAGAATCTTAATCAATTAGGAAACCTTAAATATTCAGTGAATAAATATCAAACATGACAAATGTATGGATCCAAATTATTTAACTGATGTTCAATGCAATTAAATGTTTCCACTGGTTTGTATTAGAGCTGACATGAAACCTTGATCGGCTgatcaacaacaaacatattCAACCTGTTCCTCATGCTGACGCTCTGTTTTCCTCCTGCACTTGTTTTAGTTGACGGAGTCGCAGCCTGAGAAACTGGTTAAAATTTGTTCTTATTGTTCagtaaacagaatattttttcatccaaACAGTCACAAGGATTCTGGAGGAAAGAGTCAGAAATGAGGTTTTGTTAAATTAACCACTGGGTTTGTCTCAGATCCTTGGAACcaataaaaatactccattacaagttcaagtcctgcatttaaaatcctactgaagtaaaagtacataaatATTATCAATAGTACTAAAGCATTAAAATTGAAAGTGGGTTTTGCAGTAAATTGTTTCCTGTGACTGATTAATGATCAATCAGATCATTGATCCCAagtcattttactgttgtagctgcttcAACTACGTCACATACACCTGATAACTGTGAACGGTCATCAGATGATTCatgggagaagaaagaagaagaaacacacagtgaaggtttctgcctcttcaGGCCCTAAACGATGATAGAAATCAAAGCACCTGGGAACAGCtcagtcacatttattttttaaatcacagatttcaaaaacattttattctaaaAAACTTGTCAGAAAGTTTTCAAATAATTAGTTTcagtaaaaaagacaatatttccctctgaactgtGACGGAGAAGGTAAcggaaaatgaaaatgcttcaACTTGAGTACAGTTAATCAATCCACTGATTATTtttcgattaattgtttagtctgttgtgtagagctgcaacaattagtcaacTACTCAGAAAATCAATCAACAACTATTCTGATAAAGAGGTCATCACAATCTTTTATGGAAAAATATGATTATCttctggttttctttgtcttttattataataaattgAAGATTTTTGAGGGTTTTTGACTCTTGGCTggatgaaacaaaacatttgaagacttCATGTTGGACTATGAGACACCCAGatggtcatttttcacatttttcattttatagaccaaacaactaattgactaatcaagaaaataaggggcagattaattgacaataaaaaatacactgagCTGAAGGGGACGTCTTCAGAAGTCCAAACACCCCAGAAAACCCAAAGACTCCATTAATAAAGACTCATGTCAAAGAAAACTAATAAGTCGACTCCTGAGACGCTGAAATCTGCCaatatctgtctttttttttcactatttttgattgaaaaatgaaCGAAAAGATTAACGGTTATCAAAATGGCAGCCGATTACTCTTCTGTGGATCGACTAATTGAGTAATCGACTTACGGCGTCAGCTCGACCTCACGGGGCTGACATGCTTCAGGTATGAAGAATCAGCTCTGACAACACTGATTAGTTGTtgtggaggatggaggggacAGATCATCCACATGATGCAACACACTGTCAACACTTTACAGCCTCCATGTCTGTTTATAATGTCATCATCATGGATGATAAGGCTCCACCGGACACACCAGAGGGTAAACAGCCACAGAAATGTCCTGGTTTGTGGGTGAAGGCTGAATAAAGACAGCGTCCCCCGGGCCACTCCTCTAAAAGTTGACACTGCAGTGCTACATGCTAACAACTTCACTCCAATACAAAATAGCTGACTGCAGCTAACTCAAGCTAGCCTCGGTTAGCCGGCTAGCTGGCTCCAGAGCTCGCCTGTTGGAGTAATCCTGACACGGTAACACATATTAAAACCCCGGCCATCACCGGGATGTGGTTAATTACAGCCGCACCCACCGTGTGGGAGAAGTGGGAGCAGTTTTATGgtgtttttctgcttgtttatCGCGGCTCGGTAACGTTACCTGCTGCTGTGTCGCTCGCCTCCGCTTAGAAAATCTCACGAAGACAAACTCCGCTGCCGTTTTTCAAAGCAAATCACAACAAAGAACAAAGGGCATTTTCTGTGAAGCTTACCGTAGTTAGAACTTAATTCATCAAGTGTTTTTTCcgcctctctctcgctccctttAACTCATCACGGAGCCGCTGCGAAGTCTCCAGAAATCAGTTGCACGTCGGCTCGACTCACACGACTCAAGCGGCGGTGCGGCGTGTCCGCCCGGTTAGTATCCGGGTCACGGCCGCAGGAAGAGATTCCTCCGCACCGCGGCGTAAACCCCCCgattttaataatgaataatatagatataaatatacatatttcatttttatcccACATAAatgttacatgtttttgtttataggCTTATATTTGACGTGTTATTTGTGCTGGACTGTATTTTACAGTTGGCTAA
The sequence above is drawn from the Seriola aureovittata isolate HTS-2021-v1 ecotype China chromosome 22, ASM2101889v1, whole genome shotgun sequence genome and encodes:
- the xpot gene encoding exportin-T, whose amino-acid sequence is MACQSVAAVMDEQALLGLNPNADARYRQRAMAYFEQLKESQDAWEVCAEALAKGIYNDDHVKFFCFQVLEHQIKFRHAGLSAVQQQLIRETLMKWLQCQLMNAQPEKPFIRNKAAQVLALTFIMEYLTLWPKFFFDILSLVGLNPHGVDVYLRTLMAIDAEVVDRDILHTPEETRRNTLIKDSMREQCIPSLVESWFQILQTYQQSHPELTCQCLEVVGAYVSWIDLNLIANDRFVNLLLSQMSVEELREEACDCLFEIVNKGMDPVDKTKLVESLCQVLQSAGFFNVEQEEDVDFLAKFSRLVNGMGQSLVLSWTKLAKAGNVKDATETLQAVEAKVPLLLQLLVHEDDDISANIVGFCYEYLHVLKQLPQLTDQQKTNIEAVMLAVMKKLTYDDEYNFENEGEDEAMFVEYRKQLKMLLDRLAQVSPELLLEAVRRVFTNTMQNWQTAPFMEVEVAIRLLYMLGEALPASHGAHFSGDTAKTSALQDMMRTLVSCGVSSYQHSSVSLEFFETVVRYDKFFIVEPQHIPNVLMAFLDQRGLRHNSPKVRSRVAYLFSRFIKTLHKHMNTFIEDILTRIQDLLELAPPENGFLALLTSDDQLFMFETAGVLIVNGECPVERKQALMRSLLTPLMDAFRLLLAKLSQETEEERQTALADCLSHAVGFASRTSKAFSNKQTVKQCGCTEVYRDCLHTFLPALSCPVQRGVLRSSVRSFLHRMIICLEEEVLPFIPAASEHMLKDCEAKDLQEFIPLISQITAKFKRQVSPFLQQVFMPLVLAIFEVLARPAEDNDQAAALEKQMLRRSYFSFIQTVTGSGMNEVMANQGAENIERVVFTIIQGAVDFPDPIAQKTCFIILSKLVELWGGKDGMVGFPDFIYKHIVPACFLAPLKPTFDLSDAQTVLTLSECAVTLKMIHLKRGPEFIQFLQQEYLPSLQVSPEISQELCQVLQQPDIKVLKNYIKAFFQRAKL